A section of the Pseudanabaena mucicola str. Chao 1806 genome encodes:
- a CDS encoding IS256 family transposase, translating to MNIRKELLDELLQECKTPPDLFGEGGILKQLTTALVERALEAELSTHLGYKKHESRPEGQSNSRNGYSQKKVQGDFGIAEIAIPRDRQGEFEPQMVKKGQSRLSGLDEKIIALYARGMSVRDIQSQLQEMYGVEVSPTLISNVTDEVIDEVKQWQNRPLDAVYPIVFLDCLVIKVRDNGRVINKSLYFALAVNMDGYKELLGMWISPNEGAKFWLSVLTEIRNRGVKDILIACVDGLTGFPNAIETVFPKTQVQLCIVHMVRNSVAFVPWQQRKQVCADLKAIYAATTESEAEFNLELFAEKWDKLYPSISKSWRSHWANIIPFFAFPLEIRRAIYTTNAIESMNSSLRKVIKSQQIFPTDEAAFKLVYLAMRNISKKWTMPIRDWKPALNRFAILFEDRLHL from the coding sequence ATGAATATCCGCAAAGAATTGCTAGACGAATTGCTGCAAGAATGTAAAACACCACCCGACCTATTCGGAGAAGGAGGAATCCTGAAACAACTAACCACCGCACTGGTGGAACGAGCATTAGAAGCAGAATTATCAACGCATCTAGGGTACAAGAAGCACGAATCCAGACCAGAAGGACAAAGCAACAGTCGTAACGGCTATAGCCAGAAAAAAGTCCAAGGCGACTTTGGCATAGCCGAAATTGCAATACCACGCGATCGCCAAGGCGAGTTTGAACCACAGATGGTAAAGAAAGGGCAAAGCCGCTTGTCAGGACTAGACGAGAAGATCATTGCCCTATATGCCAGAGGGATGAGTGTCAGGGATATCCAGTCCCAGTTGCAAGAAATGTATGGTGTCGAGGTATCACCGACCCTGATTTCCAATGTCACTGATGAAGTGATCGATGAGGTGAAACAATGGCAAAACCGTCCCCTTGATGCGGTTTATCCGATTGTATTTCTGGACTGTCTAGTCATCAAAGTGCGAGACAATGGCAGGGTGATTAACAAGTCCCTGTACTTTGCCTTGGCGGTGAATATGGACGGATACAAGGAATTATTGGGTATGTGGATTTCACCGAATGAGGGTGCAAAATTCTGGTTATCGGTACTCACCGAAATTCGTAACCGTGGGGTCAAAGATATTTTGATTGCTTGCGTTGACGGTTTGACTGGTTTTCCCAATGCTATCGAAACGGTATTTCCTAAAACGCAGGTGCAGTTGTGCATTGTCCACATGGTCAGAAACTCGGTTGCTTTTGTACCTTGGCAACAACGCAAGCAGGTTTGTGCCGATCTCAAGGCGATTTATGCGGCGACGACGGAATCGGAGGCGGAGTTTAACCTTGAACTCTTTGCTGAAAAATGGGACAAACTATATCCCTCGATCTCCAAATCTTGGCGTAGTCATTGGGCGAACATTATCCCCTTCTTTGCGTTTCCTCTTGAGATTCGCAGGGCGATTTATACGACTAATGCGATTGAGTCGATGAATAGCAGTTTGCGGAAGGTGATTAAGTCTCAGCAGATTTTTCCGACCGATGAGGCTGCTTTCAAGCTAGTTTACTTGGCTATGCGGAATATTTCTAAGAAATGGACTATGCCCATTCGCGATTGGAAACCTGCTCTCAATCGCTTTGCGATCCTCTTCGAGGATCGGCTCCATCTCTAG
- a CDS encoding CHAT domain-containing protein translates to MKIRSLIWKTGCAVVIGVICSISPSLGQAALPSSSSDTPTPPGPPIVFPSSPLGVLCDRLTNTICIPSTPTRSSIGDLDDKITKDVCAYAKCSPPSPVTFAFVQDAIQKSAQVTDSATALVYPNVFPDRIEILIVPSSGKEIRKVVPNVQSSEVTETVQEFLNSLRDSSNDDYLPLSQKLYNWIIRPIDEDLQSEGIKTLIFVMDGSLRSIPISALHDGNKFVVQKYATATIPSMGLVNLQLRDRRRSSILVMGLTQAQQGFTALPNVEVETKVIAARILQGNLFLNQDFTIDNLKKQQSKNNYGIVHLATHAQFLSDNIDGAFIQFWNERLSLNDLRSIRLGEEPIEMLTLSACETAVGKNLGLSGVALVYKSKSVLASLWTVSDAGTTPLMLSFYSYYPTSKSKAIAIQQAQLDLLEGKVRVESGQIKGVGNLPAIPLSQVTGNINLKHPYFWASFVLVGNWL, encoded by the coding sequence ATGAAAATACGTTCGTTAATTTGGAAAACTGGGTGTGCTGTTGTAATTGGCGTGATTTGTAGTATTTCGCCCTCCTTAGGACAGGCGGCTCTTCCTTCTAGCAGTAGTGATACTCCTACTCCCCCAGGACCGCCGATTGTTTTCCCGTCTAGCCCACTTGGAGTACTTTGTGATCGCTTAACCAACACAATATGTATTCCTTCTACTCCTACTCGATCTAGCATCGGCGATCTAGATGACAAAATAACCAAAGATGTCTGTGCCTATGCAAAGTGTTCGCCACCTTCGCCAGTCACTTTTGCATTTGTTCAAGATGCAATACAAAAGTCAGCACAGGTTACAGATAGTGCCACTGCTTTGGTTTATCCAAATGTCTTTCCTGACCGTATAGAGATTTTAATCGTGCCGTCGTCAGGGAAAGAAATCCGTAAAGTTGTTCCTAATGTACAAAGTTCTGAAGTAACTGAAACAGTACAAGAATTTCTAAATTCTTTGCGCGATTCTAGTAATGATGATTACTTGCCTCTATCCCAGAAACTCTATAACTGGATCATCCGACCAATAGATGAAGATTTACAGTCAGAGGGCATCAAAACTCTAATTTTTGTGATGGATGGCTCTTTAAGGTCGATTCCAATTAGTGCTTTGCATGATGGTAATAAATTCGTAGTTCAGAAATATGCCACAGCAACCATCCCATCAATGGGTTTGGTTAATTTACAGTTACGTGATCGCCGCCGTTCGAGCATACTGGTTATGGGATTAACTCAAGCACAGCAAGGGTTTACGGCTTTACCGAATGTGGAAGTTGAAACTAAGGTAATCGCCGCTAGGATTTTGCAAGGTAATCTGTTTCTCAACCAAGACTTTACAATTGACAATCTCAAGAAGCAGCAAAGTAAAAACAACTATGGAATTGTCCATTTAGCGACTCATGCACAATTTTTGAGCGATAACATTGATGGTGCTTTTATTCAATTTTGGAATGAGCGGCTTTCGCTTAACGATCTTCGCTCAATTAGATTGGGAGAAGAGCCAATTGAAATGTTGACTTTGAGTGCCTGTGAGACCGCAGTGGGGAAAAACTTGGGGTTGAGTGGAGTGGCTCTTGTGTATAAATCTAAGAGTGTACTTGCCTCATTATGGACAGTTAGTGATGCAGGCACTACGCCCTTGATGTTGTCTTTTTACAGTTATTACCCAACTTCTAAGAGTAAGGCGATCGCAATTCAGCAAGCGCAATTAGATTTGTTAGAAGGCAAAGTGCGAGTTGAATCTGGACAAATCAAGGGAGTTGGTAATCTACCTGCAATTCCTCTTAGTCAGGTTACAGGTAATATAAACCTCAAACATCCGTACTTTTGGGCTTCCTTTGTTTTGGTGGGTAATTGGCTCTAA
- a CDS encoding iron uptake porin — protein sequence MTYRVYVDRQILLRLFASSWQFLLLLTLAVIGGLDTSAIAQTKSKLNNNQISNQISNQISNQISNQISNQKDVSKSQIERKGNLQNSLVNLQDSSNIVASPNENVDTNISQSVTSVSQLSDVRSTDWAFTALQSLVERYGCIAGYPDYKFRGQQAISRYEFAAGLNACLDRINEVIATGLADKANKEDLATIQKLQEEFATELSVLRGRVNTLGAKTATLEAQQFSTTTKLFGQAIFGLQGRFGNTADIFPRDGIRTVVEADQGTNVTFGYNLGITFLTQFDAFNRSILLVGLNSGNLALNSRLPLRDSYTLLGYEGTTANQITLSDLSYRFKVSNNAAFIIGAAGVAPSAVFRGPNRVESSGTGPISAFAQRNPILGLGAGSAGIGFDWQISDRISLQGVYAAGNPANPTTGGLTGGSYVTGLQATLMPTDSIDTALYYLHSYTTTGSLNTGIGDSVIGLGSSFLTDAIGATLNWRISPYVTLGTWGGYTKSNAVIGASGTVETTNWMVYLNFPDLFKQGNLGGIYIGQPPKITSSNLSIGNVPSSLNGFDTRVAGAQPASTTHVELFYVHRLTDRISITPGLIFLFNPAQTSTSDTVTIGTIRTTFSF from the coding sequence ATGACTTATAGAGTTTATGTAGATAGACAAATATTGTTGCGACTATTCGCATCTTCTTGGCAGTTTTTGCTGCTTTTGACTTTGGCTGTAATAGGAGGATTGGATACAAGTGCGATCGCTCAGACTAAATCAAAGCTGAACAACAATCAAATTAGTAATCAAATTAGCAATCAAATTAGCAATCAAATTAGCAATCAAATTAGCAATCAAAAGGATGTCTCAAAATCTCAGATTGAAAGAAAAGGAAATCTTCAAAATTCTTTGGTAAATCTCCAAGATTCTTCAAATATTGTTGCTTCTCCAAATGAAAATGTTGATACAAATATCTCGCAATCAGTGACATCGGTTTCGCAATTGAGTGATGTGCGATCGACTGACTGGGCATTTACGGCTTTGCAATCTTTGGTTGAACGTTATGGATGTATTGCGGGTTATCCAGATTATAAATTTCGTGGGCAACAAGCTATTTCTCGTTATGAATTTGCGGCGGGTTTAAATGCTTGCTTAGATAGAATTAATGAAGTCATTGCGACAGGGCTAGCAGATAAAGCCAATAAAGAAGATCTGGCAACTATCCAAAAACTTCAAGAAGAATTTGCAACGGAGTTATCTGTGTTACGTGGTCGGGTGAATACGTTAGGAGCAAAAACTGCCACCCTAGAAGCACAGCAATTTTCGACAACAACCAAACTCTTTGGTCAGGCAATCTTTGGATTACAGGGACGTTTTGGCAATACGGCTGATATTTTTCCGCGAGATGGTATTCGGACAGTAGTTGAAGCTGATCAAGGCACAAATGTCACCTTTGGCTATAACTTGGGAATTACATTCCTCACTCAATTTGATGCTTTCAATCGTAGTATCCTTCTTGTGGGATTAAATTCGGGTAATTTAGCTCTTAATTCAAGGTTGCCATTGCGAGATAGTTACACATTACTGGGATATGAGGGAACGACGGCTAATCAAATCACTCTGTCCGATCTCTCCTATCGTTTTAAAGTTAGTAATAATGCTGCTTTTATTATTGGTGCGGCTGGAGTTGCTCCTAGTGCTGTATTTCGTGGTCCCAATCGTGTAGAAAGTTCAGGAACTGGTCCAATTTCCGCCTTTGCTCAGCGCAATCCGATTTTAGGGCTTGGTGCAGGTAGTGCGGGGATCGGGTTTGACTGGCAGATCAGCGATCGCATTAGTTTGCAGGGTGTATATGCCGCAGGCAATCCTGCTAATCCCACTACGGGAGGACTGACGGGTGGTTCGTATGTTACAGGGTTACAAGCCACACTGATGCCAACGGACTCGATTGATACAGCGCTTTATTACCTGCATTCATACACGACAACTGGCTCCCTCAATACTGGAATTGGCGATAGTGTAATTGGTCTTGGCTCAAGCTTTTTAACGGATGCGATCGGGGCAACTCTCAACTGGCGGATCAGCCCCTATGTCACTTTAGGGACATGGGGTGGCTATACCAAATCTAATGCGGTTATTGGTGCTTCGGGTACGGTGGAAACTACGAACTGGATGGTCTATTTGAATTTTCCCGATCTGTTTAAGCAAGGGAATCTGGGGGGCATCTATATTGGACAACCGCCCAAAATTACGAGTAGTAATTTATCAATCGGCAATGTCCCTAGTTCTCTAAATGGATTTGATACCAGAGTAGCAGGTGCACAGCCTGCTAGCACAACCCATGTAGAACTTTTCTATGTACATCGGCTGACCGATCGCATCAGCATTACCCCTGGGCTGATCTTTTTGTTTAACCCTGCCCAGACTTCAACAAGTGACACAGTCACGATTGGCACAATTCGCACGACTTTCTCATTCTAA
- a CDS encoding serine/threonine protein kinase gives MRLCINPNCNNQNQDIVELCQQCGSELLIDQTYTVKRLLSDKSGFGTIYEVEDPKQHPKVLKILKPEFNDQPKTISLFEQEAFLLGRIESKGLPKIDAYIHHYLPDQKILYGIVMEKIEGSNLYEWIRNHKPLSERMAIGWMRQVVRVLQIVHQNGYFHRDIKPSNIMLRPSGQLALIDFGTAREATFTYLAKIGGVGGVTQISSAGYTASEQERGFAIPQSDFYSLGMTFIHLVTGTYPLDMHDPMTDIYHWRKLAPQISDDFAQLLERLIAKRPVDRPPDCNAILHSLDEIDRHAKELQIEQQLQSKKQIQQAEKNRQRIWIGLAITLIGLAGYGIAISKRIIPSPIPLSPSIVQPK, from the coding sequence ATGCGACTTTGCATCAATCCCAATTGCAATAACCAAAATCAAGACATTGTAGAGCTTTGTCAACAATGTGGCTCAGAGTTACTGATCGATCAAACCTATACTGTAAAGCGGTTACTGAGTGACAAAAGCGGCTTTGGCACAATTTATGAAGTAGAAGATCCCAAACAACATCCTAAGGTACTCAAAATCCTTAAACCTGAGTTTAATGATCAACCAAAAACGATCTCACTCTTTGAACAAGAAGCTTTTTTGTTAGGGAGAATTGAATCCAAGGGATTACCCAAAATTGACGCTTATATCCATCATTACTTACCTGATCAAAAAATTCTTTATGGTATTGTCATGGAAAAAATTGAAGGTAGTAACCTGTATGAATGGATACGCAACCACAAGCCACTCTCTGAAAGAATGGCAATTGGTTGGATGCGGCAAGTTGTGCGCGTATTGCAAATCGTACATCAAAATGGCTACTTCCATCGGGATATCAAACCTTCAAATATCATGCTCAGACCATCAGGTCAACTTGCTCTAATCGACTTTGGTACAGCAAGGGAAGCAACTTTTACCTATTTAGCAAAGATCGGTGGTGTTGGAGGTGTGACCCAAATCTCTTCTGCGGGTTACACAGCGTCAGAACAGGAACGAGGCTTTGCGATTCCCCAATCTGATTTCTATTCATTAGGGATGACATTTATCCATTTAGTAACAGGTACTTATCCCCTTGATATGCATGATCCCATGACAGATATTTATCATTGGCGCAAATTGGCTCCTCAAATTTCCGATGATTTTGCACAACTACTAGAACGACTGATCGCCAAAAGACCCGTTGACCGTCCGCCCGACTGCAATGCAATTTTACATAGTCTTGATGAAATTGATCGCCATGCCAAAGAACTACAAATTGAGCAGCAACTCCAATCAAAAAAACAGATTCAGCAAGCAGAGAAGAATCGCCAACGCATTTGGATCGGCTTAGCAATCACCTTAATCGGATTGGCTGGTTATGGGATCGCTATTTCTAAGCGAATTATTCCTTCCCCAATTCCATTATCTCCATCCATCGTGCAGCCTAAATAA
- a CDS encoding peptidoglycan recognition protein family protein, whose protein sequence is MQIKRLFAIAIFLLTLTSFILLSEPAKTKVVADAKFTENRSQETSVKLSKSTKSQKVSQNFSSFNLSPAINQFAPVQGCDIQPPANPPKPSLPASLTTTPITLERFRKGQASPTSTQKALTYNPREIIALAAASNYGDRYLNDLSGKPANNSPIIVLHETVGSANSVISFFQEFHYDEDNQASYHTLITLDGTIIYFVPPDKRAFGAGNSVFVSSIGKEAVQTNPHYPRSVNNFAYHISLETPEDGMHNGYTHSGYTDAQYQSLAWLVAKTNVPLERITTHKIVDLSGSRIDPRSFDLNVFKKILSTYPRTNEIEIGCTLPATDKKKAKQ, encoded by the coding sequence ATGCAGATTAAAAGATTATTCGCGATCGCAATTTTTTTACTGACCCTGACCAGTTTTATCCTCCTATCAGAACCAGCAAAAACAAAAGTAGTCGCCGATGCTAAGTTTACAGAAAACCGTTCACAAGAGACTTCAGTTAAGCTATCAAAATCCACAAAGTCCCAAAAAGTCAGCCAAAATTTTTCATCTTTTAACCTGTCTCCAGCAATCAACCAATTTGCACCAGTCCAAGGCTGCGATATTCAACCGCCTGCGAATCCTCCCAAGCCTTCATTACCTGCATCTCTCACTACCACTCCCATTACCCTAGAGCGATTTCGCAAAGGTCAAGCAAGTCCTACATCTACTCAAAAGGCTCTTACCTATAACCCAAGGGAAATCATTGCTTTGGCGGCAGCCTCTAACTATGGCGATCGCTACCTCAATGATCTATCAGGTAAACCCGCGAATAATTCACCCATTATCGTTCTCCATGAGACTGTTGGCTCTGCTAACAGTGTGATTAGTTTTTTTCAAGAATTCCATTATGACGAGGATAATCAAGCGAGTTATCACACCCTAATCACCCTTGATGGAACAATTATTTATTTTGTACCACCAGATAAGCGAGCTTTTGGGGCAGGAAATTCCGTATTTGTCAGTTCGATTGGAAAAGAAGCAGTTCAGACCAATCCCCATTATCCACGCTCTGTCAATAACTTTGCTTATCACATTTCACTAGAGACTCCTGAGGACGGAATGCACAATGGTTATACCCATAGTGGTTATACAGATGCTCAATATCAGTCTCTAGCATGGCTAGTTGCCAAAACTAATGTCCCTTTAGAACGCATTACTACTCATAAAATCGTTGATTTATCTGGCTCTCGTATCGATCCCCGCAGCTTTGACCTTAATGTGTTTAAAAAGATCCTCAGCACCTATCCTAGAACCAATGAAATTGAGATTGGATGTACGCTGCCTGCTACAGATAAAAAGAAAGCAAAACAGTAA
- the clpS gene encoding ATP-dependent Clp protease adapter ClpS translates to MAIFAAVQTPEKVKETVREVIRKPYPKYKVIVLDDDFNTFEHVANCLMKYIPHMTEELAWELTNQVHYQGLAIVWVGPMEQAELYHAQLKQAGLTMAPLEPE, encoded by the coding sequence ATGGCTATTTTTGCTGCTGTTCAAACTCCCGAAAAAGTTAAAGAAACCGTAAGGGAAGTAATACGCAAACCTTACCCCAAGTATAAGGTCATTGTATTAGACGATGATTTCAATACTTTTGAGCATGTTGCTAATTGCTTGATGAAATATATTCCCCACATGACCGAAGAGCTAGCATGGGAATTGACCAATCAAGTGCATTATCAAGGCTTAGCGATCGTTTGGGTGGGACCGATGGAACAGGCTGAGCTTTATCACGCCCAATTAAAACAAGCAGGGCTAACGATGGCTCCTCTTGAACCTGAATAA
- a CDS encoding ATP-binding protein, whose translation MKKWFNTAGPCQADIHYMLSATERLPAFVDLIAQRNYFVIHAPRQTGKSTAMIDLAKDLTESGQYVAVMLSVEVGAAFPHDPQLAQNSILNSWWNQVRFLQLPLPNPSQIQQETGVSQLDLQTVLQAWSMASALPLVVFVDEIDALSDETLISVLRQFRSGYPNRPKGFPQSLALIGMRDVRDYKYASGGSERLQSSSPFNIKVQSFTLSNFTFADVNRLYKQHTEATGQIFTTEAIDLAFLLTQGQPWLVNAIAKEIVEYIAKDPSIPITPELVNQAKEILIKRQDTHLDSLAERLREDRVRAIIQPILSGLELGDTPDDDRRYLLDLGLVVRSQEGGLKIANPIYQEVIPRVLSQGVQDSLPMIQPSWLNPDGSLNAQVLLDAFLKFWRQHGEPLFNSANYPEIAPHLVMMAFLHRVVNGNGTLEREYAIGSGRMDICLRYGKVTLAMELKVWADKRPDPIKEGLPQLDKYLSGLSLDTGWLVIFDRRSGLPPISDRTTTENVISPMGREVVVIRG comes from the coding sequence ATGAAAAAATGGTTTAATACTGCTGGCCCTTGTCAAGCTGACATTCACTACATGTTGTCAGCTACGGAGCGCTTACCTGCGTTTGTGGACTTGATTGCTCAGCGTAACTACTTTGTAATTCATGCGCCAAGGCAGACGGGTAAAAGTACAGCAATGATCGACCTCGCAAAAGACTTGACTGAGAGTGGTCAATACGTTGCCGTGATGTTATCGGTTGAAGTAGGAGCTGCATTTCCCCATGATCCCCAGTTAGCGCAGAATAGTATTTTAAATAGTTGGTGGAATCAAGTTCGTTTCTTGCAGTTGCCATTACCAAATCCCTCACAAATTCAACAGGAAACAGGTGTTAGTCAGCTTGACTTGCAAACGGTCTTACAGGCATGGTCAATGGCATCGGCTTTGCCTCTAGTTGTTTTTGTAGATGAAATTGATGCTTTGAGTGACGAAACTTTAATTTCGGTGCTAAGACAGTTTCGTTCTGGTTATCCTAATCGTCCGAAGGGATTTCCTCAGTCACTTGCCTTGATTGGGATGAGAGATGTGAGGGATTATAAATATGCATCAGGAGGGAGCGAACGTCTGCAATCTTCTAGTCCATTTAATATCAAAGTTCAATCTTTTACTTTGAGTAACTTTACTTTTGCGGATGTTAATAGGCTTTATAAGCAACATACAGAAGCGACAGGACAGATATTTACGACTGAAGCTATTGATTTAGCTTTTCTTTTGACGCAGGGCCAGCCTTGGTTGGTAAATGCGATCGCCAAGGAAATTGTTGAATACATAGCTAAAGATCCATCTATTCCAATTACTCCTGAGTTGGTAAATCAAGCAAAGGAAATACTGATTAAAAGACAGGATACGCATCTGGATAGTCTTGCCGAGAGATTAAGAGAAGATAGAGTTAGAGCTATAATTCAACCGATTTTATCTGGATTAGAGCTAGGAGATACACCAGATGATGATCGGCGCTATTTGTTGGATTTGGGTTTAGTGGTGCGGAGTCAGGAAGGTGGCTTAAAGATTGCTAATCCAATTTATCAAGAAGTGATTCCTAGAGTTTTATCTCAAGGTGTGCAGGATAGTCTGCCGATGATTCAACCTAGCTGGCTAAATCCTGATGGCAGTCTTAATGCTCAAGTCCTGCTTGATGCTTTTCTTAAATTCTGGCGACAACATGGAGAGCCATTATTTAATAGTGCTAACTATCCAGAAATTGCACCGCATCTGGTGATGATGGCATTTTTGCATCGAGTGGTTAATGGTAATGGCACATTGGAGCGGGAATATGCGATCGGTTCGGGAAGAATGGATATCTGTTTGCGCTATGGCAAGGTAACTTTGGCAATGGAGTTGAAAGTTTGGGCTGATAAAAGACCAGATCCAATCAAGGAAGGATTGCCGCAGTTGGATAAATATTTATCAGGGTTGAGTTTGGATACAGGTTGGTTGGTGATATTCGATCGCCGTTCTGGTTTGCCGCCGATTAGCGATCGTACAACCACCGAAAATGTCATCAGTCCGATGGGGAGGGAGGTTGTCGTAATTCGGGGATAG